AGTTAGTTTTTATTGCAATGGGAGTAGCAAGTGTTATCGCATTAGCTGTGTTTGCCGAAAGACTTATTTACTATAAAAAAACTTTAGGTAAAAAAAACGAAGATTATTTATCTGAAGTTAGAAACTCACTCCAAGAGGAACCTGAAATCCATTGGAAAACTGATGCAGGTGAAGAATCAATTTACAATCGTTTCATCCAATTTGCACTAAAACAATTAAAACTTGGACGAAAAGGTTTAGATGAAAGTCTTGAAGGTCAAATTCTTACTGAAAAATTAGAATTGGAAAAACGACTACCAATCTTAAACACATTGGGTAATAATGCGCCATTCATAGGTCTATTAGGAACAGTGTTGGGTGTAATTAAAGCTTTTTATGGATTGGGAACGTTAGGAAGCTCTGGTGCTGAAGTAGTCATGCGTTCCATTTCAACTGCTCTTCTTGCAACTGCGGCAGGTCTTGCTGTTGCGATACCAGTTGTTATGGCTAACAACTACTTCTCAAGAAAAGCAAAAGTGATATTACAAAACCTAGAAATTTTGAAAAAAGAACTACTCTCTTATCAAATGAATAAGACAAAGGTATAATTATGGCTGGAGCATCAGGATCACAAGACGAAGAAATTGGAAGTATAAACATCACACCTATGGTGGATGTGATTTTAGTACTCCTCGTAATCTTTATGGTAACGGCAAACTTCCTAAAAAAAGAAAGTTTGAACATCAATTTACCTAAAGTACAGGCTGCAGATCCGAACGTAGCAGAGTCGGTTCAAGTTGCGATTACTAAAACAGGTTCAATACTATTAGAAGGCAAAGATACAGATGTTACAGGTCTTGTCCGCAACTTAGAAAGAGAAGCTAAAATTAGACCTAACATGCGTTTAACGTTATCTGCAGACGAAAGTTTACCTTATGGAAAAATTACGGAGCTGATGGGAATCATTCGAAAAGCCGGAGTGACAAAAATAGCCCTCAGTGTAAAAAAATGAACCGTTTCATTGAACTATTGGTTCGTTTCAAATCTTCTATCAAACAAAATAGAGAACGTGTATTTCACATTTGTTTGATAGCAAGTTTGTTTCTTCATACAGCAACTTATGCTGGATACCGTATCAGCCAACTACGTGGTGACGAAGTGGTTGAAGAATCCAACTTTGAAGATGTTGACGTTAGCTTTGAAGAAATTCCACCTGAATTGATCGGTGGAACATCCTCACCTGCTCCTATTGAAAAACAAGAATGGGTTGAAGGTAGTAACAAAGACAAAGCCGACGAACCAGACAATTCTGATATTAATCCAAATCAATTATCTGGAAATGGAACAGACAAGGATGGATATTTATTTTCGTTTAACGGAGATAAGATGCCTACTGCGATCATTGATTTTGATTTAAAAGAATATTTTCCTCCTCAAGCAAAAGCAGCGAATATTATGGAAAAACAGGTTATCCTACTTGTCCAAGTGAACGAAGATGGTAGTTTACAATCTGCAAAAATTGTTTCTGGACGAACAGGATATGGATTTGATGAAGCAGCTTTAAAGTTAATCAAACGTGTAAGATTTAGCCCAGGTTATGTGCAAGGCCAACCTAAAAAAATGGCACACCGATTACCGATTACTTTTTCACTTGAAGACTAACAATTATGGGAGTCGTTATAAGCAGATTTTTAGAGAAACCTTATCTATCAATCTGCTTATTATTTTTAGTCACATCAGTTTCCATCACTTCCTATGCTTATTCTCTGCTTAAACCAAAAGATAACTCAATTTCAGAATACTTTTTATCTGAAAATGCAGATTATTTTATAGGAGATATTCCTCCTGATGACACCGGTAAAATTGACTTTCAAAAAATGCACAAAGTTTATTGGTTATCGTCAACCGAATGGATCAATGATGAAGAATTCAAACGCATTACAGATTCTGAATATATTTGGTTAAGATCCAAAGCATTTTCAACTACAGAAAAAGAGGACCTACACTTATTA
The sequence above is a segment of the Leptospira sp. WS39.C2 genome. Coding sequences within it:
- a CDS encoding ExbD/TolR family protein; this translates as MAGASGSQDEEIGSINITPMVDVILVLLVIFMVTANFLKKESLNINLPKVQAADPNVAESVQVAITKTGSILLEGKDTDVTGLVRNLEREAKIRPNMRLTLSADESLPYGKITELMGIIRKAGVTKIALSVKK
- a CDS encoding MotA/TolQ/ExbB proton channel family protein translates to MQEYVELGEELVFIAMGVASVIALAVFAERLIYYKKTLGKKNEDYLSEVRNSLQEEPEIHWKTDAGEESIYNRFIQFALKQLKLGRKGLDESLEGQILTEKLELEKRLPILNTLGNNAPFIGLLGTVLGVIKAFYGLGTLGSSGAEVVMRSISTALLATAAGLAVAIPVVMANNYFSRKAKVILQNLEILKKELLSYQMNKTKV
- a CDS encoding energy transducer TonB — encoded protein: MNRFIELLVRFKSSIKQNRERVFHICLIASLFLHTATYAGYRISQLRGDEVVEESNFEDVDVSFEEIPPELIGGTSSPAPIEKQEWVEGSNKDKADEPDNSDINPNQLSGNGTDKDGYLFSFNGDKMPTAIIDFDLKEYFPPQAKAANIMEKQVILLVQVNEDGSLQSAKIVSGRTGYGFDEAALKLIKRVRFSPGYVQGQPKKMAHRLPITFSLED